A single window of Prionailurus viverrinus isolate Anna chromosome F1, UM_Priviv_1.0, whole genome shotgun sequence DNA harbors:
- the SMG7 gene encoding nonsense-mediated mRNA decay factor SMG7 isoform X4 — protein MFLQIVIVGENVSFKSQMRTGNLKSEEHLKSSNIRQAEVLKADMTDSKLGPAEVWTSRQALQDLYQKMLVTDLEYALDKKVEQDLWNHAFKNQITTLQGQAKNRANPNRSEVQANLSLFLEAASGFYTQLLQELCTVFNVDLPCRVKSSQLGIISNKQTHTSAIVKPQSSSCSYICQHCLVHLGDIARYRNQTSQAESYYRHAAQLVPSNGQPYNQLAILASSKGDHLTTIFYYCRSIAVKFPFPAASTNLQKALSKALESRDEVKTKWSVSDFIKAFIKFHGHVYLSKSLEKLSPLREKLEEQFKRLLFQKAFNSQQLVHVTVINLFQLHHLRDFSNETEQHSYSQDEQLCWTQLLALFMSFLGILCKCPLQNKSQEESYNAYPLPAVKVSMDWLRLRPRVFQEAVVDERQYIWPWLISLLNSFHPHEEDLSSTNATPLPEEFELQGFLALRPSFRNLDFSKGHQGITGDKEGQQRQIRQQRLISIGKWIADNQPRLIQCENEVGKLLFITEIPELILEDPSEAKENLILQETSMIESLAADGNPGLKSVLSTGRNLSNNCDTGEKPMVTFKENIKPREVNRDQGRSFPPKEVRRDYSKGITVTKNDGKKDNNKRKTETKKCTLEKLQETGKQNVAVQVKSQTELRKTPVSEARKTPVTQTPSQASNSQFIPIHHPGAFPPLPSRPGFPPPTYVIPPPVAFSMGSGYTFPAGVSVPGTFLQPTAHSPAGNQVQAGKQSHIPYSQQRPSGPGPMNQGPQQPQPPSQQPLTSLPAQPTAQSTSQLQVQALAQQQSPTKAVPALGKSPPHHSGFQQYQQADASKQLWNPPQVQGPLGKIMPVKQSYYLQPQDPIKLFEPSLQPPVMQQQPLEKKMKPFPMEPYNHNPSEVKVPEFYWDSSYSMADNRAVMAQQASVDRRGKRSPGVFRPEQDPVPRMPFEDPKSSPLLPPDLLKSLAALEEEEELIFSNPPDLYPALLGPLASLPGRSLFKSLLEKPSELMSHSSSFLSLTGFSLNQERYPNNSMFNEVYGKNLTTSSKTELNPSLAPQETSLYSLFEGTPWSPSLPASSDHSTPASQSPHSSNPSSLPSSPPTHNHNSVPFSNFGPIGTPDNRDRRTADRWKTDKPAMGGFGIDYLSATSASESSWHQASTPSGTWTGHGPSMEDSSAVLMESLKSIWSSSMMHPGPSALEQLLMQQKQKQQRGQGAMNPPH, from the exons gCAGGCAGAAGTCCTGAAGGCTGACATGACAG ATTCTAAGCTGGGTCCAGCTGAGGTCTGGAcatccaggcaggctctgcaggaCCTGTACCAGAAAATGCTAGTTACTGATTTGGAATACGCTTTAGACAAGAAAGTAGAACAGGATCT ctGGAATCATGCCTTTAAGAATCAGATCACAACACTACAAGGCCAGGCAAAGAATCGAGCAAACCCGAATCGGAGTGAAGTTCAGGCAAACCTATCTCTGTTCCTAGAGGCAGCTAGTGGCTTCTATACTCAG tTATTACAAGAACTGTGTACGGTGTTTAATGTAGATTTACCATGCCGTGTGAAGTCTTCCCAATTGGGAATTATCAGCAATAAACAGACGCATACCAGCGCCATAGTGAAGCCACAGTCTAGCTCCTGTTCTTATATCTGCCAGCACTGCCTCGTCCACCTTGGAGACATTG cTCGATACAGAAACCAGACCAGCCAGGCAGAGTCCTACTATAGGCATGCAGCTCAGCTTGTCCCCTCTAATG GTCAGCCTTACAATCAGTTGGCTATCTTAGCTTCTTCCAAAGGAGACCATCTGACCACAATTTTCTACTACTGCAGAAGCATCGCTGTGAAGTTCCCGTTCCCAGCTGCCTCCACTAATCTACAAAAAGCACTTTCTAAAGCACTGGAAAG cCGGGATGAGGTGAAAACCAAATGGAGTGTTTCTGACTTCATCAAGGCCTTTATTAAATTCCACGGTCATGTGTACCTGAGTAAGAGCTTGGAAAAGTTGAGCCCACTTCGAGAGAAATTGGAAGAACAGTTTAAG AGGCTGCTGTTCCAAAAAGCTTTCAACTCTCAGCAGTTAGTTCACGTCACTGTCATCAACCTGTTTCAACTTCATCACCTTCGTGACTTTAGCAATGAAACAGAGCAGCATAGTTATAGCCAAGATGAGCAGCTGTGTTGGACACAGTTGCTGGCCCTCTTTA tgtcttTTCTTGGCATCCTGTGCAAGTGTCCTCTCCAGAACAAGTCTCAGGAGGAGTCCTACAATGCCTATCCCCTTCCTGCAGTCAAGGTCTCCATGGACTGGCTGAGACTCAGACCCAGGGTCTTTCAGGAGGCAGTGGTAGATGAAAGACAGTA CATTTGGCCCTGGCTGATTTCTCTTCTAAATAGTTTCCATCCCCATGAAGAGGATCTTTCAAGTACTAATG CTACACCACTTCCAGAGGAGTTTGAGTTACAAGGATTCTTGGCTTTGAGACCTTCTTTCAG GAACTTGGATTTCTCCAAAGGCCACCAGGGCATTacaggagacaaagaaggtcagCAACGACAAATACGACAGCAGCGCTTGATCTCTATAGGCAAATGGATTGCTGATAATCAGCCAAG gcTGATTCAGTGTGAAAATGAGGTAGGGAAATTGTTGTTTATCACAGAAATTCCTGAGTTAATACTGGAAGACCCCAGTGAAGCCAAAGAGAACCTCATTCTGCAAGAAACATCCATGATAGAGTCACTGGCTGCGGACGGGAACCCAGGACTGAAATCAGTGCTGTCCACGGGCCGTAATCTAAGCAACAACTGtgacacaggagagaaaccaatGGTCACCTTCAAAGAGAACATTAAGCCGCGCGAAGTGAACAGAGACCAAGGAAGAAGTTTTCCTCCCAAAGAGGTGAGAAGGGACTATAGCAAAGGAATAACTGTAACTAAGAATGATGGAAAGAAGGACAACaacaagaggaaaacagaaaccaagaaATGCACCTTAGAAAAGTTACAGGAAACAGGAAAGCAGAATGTGGCAGTGCAG GTGAAATCCCAGACAGAACTAAGAAAGACTCCAGTGTCTGAAGCCAGGAAAACACCTGTAACTCAAACCCCAAGTCAAGCAAGTAACTCCCAGTTCATCCCCATTCATCACCCTGGagccttccctcctcttcctagCCGCCCAG GGTTCCCGCCCCCAACATATGTTATTCCCCCTCCTGTGGCATTTTCTATGGGCTCAGGTTACACCTTCCCAGCTGGTGTTTCTGTCCCAGGAACCTTTCTTCAGCCTACAGCTCACTCTCCAGCAGGAAACCAGGTGCAAGCTGGGAAACAGTCCCACATTCCTTACAGCCAGCAACGGCCCTCTGGACCAGGGCCAATGAACCAGGGACCTCAACAGCCACAGCCACCTTCCCAGCAACCCCTTACATCTTTACCAGCTCAGCCGACAGCACAGTCCACAAGCCAGTTGCAGGTTCAAGCTCTAGCTCAGCAGCAATCCCCCACAAAAGCCGTGCCGGCTTTGGGGAAAAGCCCTCCTCACCACTCTGGGTTCCAGCAG TATCAACAGGCAGATGCCTCCAAACAGCTGTGGAATCCCCCTCAGGTTCAAGGCCCATTAGGGAAAATCATGCCTGTGAAACAGTCCTACTACCTTCAGCCCCAAGACCCCATAAAACTGTTTGAGCCGTCATTGCAACCTCCTGTAATGCAGCAGCAGcctctagagaaaaaaatgaagccttTTCCCATGGAGCCATATAACCATAATCCCTCAGAAGTCAAGGTCCCAGAGTTCTACTGGGATTCTTCCTACAGCATGGCTGATAACAGAGCTGTCATGGCCCAGCAAGCAAGTGTGGACCGCAGAGGCAAACGGTCACCAGGAGTCTTCCGTCCAGAGCAGGATCCTGTGCCCAGGATGCCATTTGAG GACCCCAAGagctcccctctgcttcctccggACCTGTTAAAGAGTCTGGCTGccttggaggaagaggaagagctgATTTTTTCTAACCCTCCTGATCTTTACCCAGCTCTGCTGGGCCCTCTCGCCTCTCTTCCTGGACGGAGCCTCTTT AAATCCTTGTTAGAGAAGCCCTCGGAGCTCATGTCACACTCATCCTCTTTCTTGTCCCTCACCGGATTCTCTCTCAATCAG GAAAGATACCCAAATAACAGTATGTTCAATGAGGTATATGGGAAAAACCTGACAACCAGCTCCAAAACAGAACTTAATCCTTCGCTGGCCCCCCAGGAGACATCACTGTACTCCCTCTTTGAAGGGACCCCGTGGTCTCCATCACTTCCTGCCAGTTCAG ATCATTCAACACCAGCCAGCCAGTCTCCCCATTCCTCTAACCCAAGCAGCCTGCCGAGCTCCCCTCCAACACATAACCATAATTCTGTTCCATTCTCCAACTTTGGACCTATCGGGACTCCAGATAACAGGGATAGGAGAACTGCAGATCGGTGGAAAACTGATAAGCCAG CCATGGGTGGGTTCGGCATTGATTATCTCTCAGCAACATCAGCCTCTGAGAGCAGTTGGCATCAGGCCAGCACTCCAAGTGGCACCTGGACAGGCCATGGCCCCTCCATGGAGGATTCCTCTGCTGTCCTCATGGAAAGCCTAAAG tctatctggtccagttcCATGATGCATCCTGGACCTTCCGCTCTGGAGCAGCTGTTAAtgcagcagaaacagaaacagcagCGAGGACAAGGCGCCATGAACCCTCCACACTGA
- the SMG7 gene encoding nonsense-mediated mRNA decay factor SMG7 isoform X5 codes for MFLQIVIVGENVSFKSQMRTGNLKSEEHLKSSNIRQAEVLKADMTDSKLGPAEVWTSRQALQDLYQKMLVTDLEYALDKKVEQDLWNHAFKNQITTLQGQAKNRANPNRSEVQANLSLFLEAASGFYTQLLQELCTVFNVDLPCRVKSSQLGIISNKQTHTSAIVKPQSSSCSYICQHCLVHLGDIARYRNQTSQAESYYRHAAQLVPSNGQPYNQLAILASSKGDHLTTIFYYCRSIAVKFPFPAASTNLQKALSKALESRDEVKTKWSVSDFIKAFIKFHGHVYLSKSLEKLSPLREKLEEQFKRLLFQKAFNSQQLVHVTVINLFQLHHLRDFSNETEQHSYSQDEQLCWTQLLALFMSFLGILCKCPLQNKSQEESYNAYPLPAVKVSMDWLRLRPRVFQEAVVDERQYIWPWLISLLNSFHPHEEDLSSTNATPLPEEFELQGFLALRPSFRNLDFSKGHQGITGDKEGQQRQIRQQRLISIGKWIADNQPRLIQCENEVGKLLFITEIPELILEDPSEAKENLILQETSMIESLAADGNPGLKSVLSTGRNLSNNCDTGEKPMVTFKENIKPREVNRDQGRSFPPKEVKSQTELRKTPVSEARKTPVTQTPSQASNSQFIPIHHPGAFPPLPSRPGFPPPTYVIPPPVAFSMGSGYTFPAGVSVPGTFLQPTAHSPAGNQVQAGKQSHIPYSQQRPSGPGPMNQGPQQPQPPSQQPLTSLPAQPTAQSTSQLQVQALAQQQSPTKAVPALGKSPPHHSGFQQYQQADASKQLWNPPQVQGPLGKIMPVKQSYYLQPQDPIKLFEPSLQPPVMQQQPLEKKMKPFPMEPYNHNPSEVKVPEFYWDSSYSMADNRAVMAQQASVDRRGKRSPGVFRPEQDPVPRMPFEDPKSSPLLPPDLLKSLAALEEEEELIFSNPPDLYPALLGPLASLPGRSLFKSLLEKPSELMSHSSSFLSLTGFSLNQERYPNNSMFNEVYGKNLTTSSKTELNPSLAPQETSLYSLFEGTPWSPSLPASSDHSTPASQSPHSSNPSSLPSSPPTHNHNSVPFSNFGPIGTPDNRDRRTADRWKTDKPAMGGFGIDYLSATSASESSWHQASTPSGTWTGHGPSMEDSSAVLMESLKSIWSSSMMHPGPSALEQLLMQQKQKQQRGQGAMNPPH; via the exons gCAGGCAGAAGTCCTGAAGGCTGACATGACAG ATTCTAAGCTGGGTCCAGCTGAGGTCTGGAcatccaggcaggctctgcaggaCCTGTACCAGAAAATGCTAGTTACTGATTTGGAATACGCTTTAGACAAGAAAGTAGAACAGGATCT ctGGAATCATGCCTTTAAGAATCAGATCACAACACTACAAGGCCAGGCAAAGAATCGAGCAAACCCGAATCGGAGTGAAGTTCAGGCAAACCTATCTCTGTTCCTAGAGGCAGCTAGTGGCTTCTATACTCAG tTATTACAAGAACTGTGTACGGTGTTTAATGTAGATTTACCATGCCGTGTGAAGTCTTCCCAATTGGGAATTATCAGCAATAAACAGACGCATACCAGCGCCATAGTGAAGCCACAGTCTAGCTCCTGTTCTTATATCTGCCAGCACTGCCTCGTCCACCTTGGAGACATTG cTCGATACAGAAACCAGACCAGCCAGGCAGAGTCCTACTATAGGCATGCAGCTCAGCTTGTCCCCTCTAATG GTCAGCCTTACAATCAGTTGGCTATCTTAGCTTCTTCCAAAGGAGACCATCTGACCACAATTTTCTACTACTGCAGAAGCATCGCTGTGAAGTTCCCGTTCCCAGCTGCCTCCACTAATCTACAAAAAGCACTTTCTAAAGCACTGGAAAG cCGGGATGAGGTGAAAACCAAATGGAGTGTTTCTGACTTCATCAAGGCCTTTATTAAATTCCACGGTCATGTGTACCTGAGTAAGAGCTTGGAAAAGTTGAGCCCACTTCGAGAGAAATTGGAAGAACAGTTTAAG AGGCTGCTGTTCCAAAAAGCTTTCAACTCTCAGCAGTTAGTTCACGTCACTGTCATCAACCTGTTTCAACTTCATCACCTTCGTGACTTTAGCAATGAAACAGAGCAGCATAGTTATAGCCAAGATGAGCAGCTGTGTTGGACACAGTTGCTGGCCCTCTTTA tgtcttTTCTTGGCATCCTGTGCAAGTGTCCTCTCCAGAACAAGTCTCAGGAGGAGTCCTACAATGCCTATCCCCTTCCTGCAGTCAAGGTCTCCATGGACTGGCTGAGACTCAGACCCAGGGTCTTTCAGGAGGCAGTGGTAGATGAAAGACAGTA CATTTGGCCCTGGCTGATTTCTCTTCTAAATAGTTTCCATCCCCATGAAGAGGATCTTTCAAGTACTAATG CTACACCACTTCCAGAGGAGTTTGAGTTACAAGGATTCTTGGCTTTGAGACCTTCTTTCAG GAACTTGGATTTCTCCAAAGGCCACCAGGGCATTacaggagacaaagaaggtcagCAACGACAAATACGACAGCAGCGCTTGATCTCTATAGGCAAATGGATTGCTGATAATCAGCCAAG gcTGATTCAGTGTGAAAATGAGGTAGGGAAATTGTTGTTTATCACAGAAATTCCTGAGTTAATACTGGAAGACCCCAGTGAAGCCAAAGAGAACCTCATTCTGCAAGAAACATCCATGATAGAGTCACTGGCTGCGGACGGGAACCCAGGACTGAAATCAGTGCTGTCCACGGGCCGTAATCTAAGCAACAACTGtgacacaggagagaaaccaatGGTCACCTTCAAAGAGAACATTAAGCCGCGCGAAGTGAACAGAGACCAAGGAAGAAGTTTTCCTCCCAAAGAG GTGAAATCCCAGACAGAACTAAGAAAGACTCCAGTGTCTGAAGCCAGGAAAACACCTGTAACTCAAACCCCAAGTCAAGCAAGTAACTCCCAGTTCATCCCCATTCATCACCCTGGagccttccctcctcttcctagCCGCCCAG GGTTCCCGCCCCCAACATATGTTATTCCCCCTCCTGTGGCATTTTCTATGGGCTCAGGTTACACCTTCCCAGCTGGTGTTTCTGTCCCAGGAACCTTTCTTCAGCCTACAGCTCACTCTCCAGCAGGAAACCAGGTGCAAGCTGGGAAACAGTCCCACATTCCTTACAGCCAGCAACGGCCCTCTGGACCAGGGCCAATGAACCAGGGACCTCAACAGCCACAGCCACCTTCCCAGCAACCCCTTACATCTTTACCAGCTCAGCCGACAGCACAGTCCACAAGCCAGTTGCAGGTTCAAGCTCTAGCTCAGCAGCAATCCCCCACAAAAGCCGTGCCGGCTTTGGGGAAAAGCCCTCCTCACCACTCTGGGTTCCAGCAG TATCAACAGGCAGATGCCTCCAAACAGCTGTGGAATCCCCCTCAGGTTCAAGGCCCATTAGGGAAAATCATGCCTGTGAAACAGTCCTACTACCTTCAGCCCCAAGACCCCATAAAACTGTTTGAGCCGTCATTGCAACCTCCTGTAATGCAGCAGCAGcctctagagaaaaaaatgaagccttTTCCCATGGAGCCATATAACCATAATCCCTCAGAAGTCAAGGTCCCAGAGTTCTACTGGGATTCTTCCTACAGCATGGCTGATAACAGAGCTGTCATGGCCCAGCAAGCAAGTGTGGACCGCAGAGGCAAACGGTCACCAGGAGTCTTCCGTCCAGAGCAGGATCCTGTGCCCAGGATGCCATTTGAG GACCCCAAGagctcccctctgcttcctccggACCTGTTAAAGAGTCTGGCTGccttggaggaagaggaagagctgATTTTTTCTAACCCTCCTGATCTTTACCCAGCTCTGCTGGGCCCTCTCGCCTCTCTTCCTGGACGGAGCCTCTTT AAATCCTTGTTAGAGAAGCCCTCGGAGCTCATGTCACACTCATCCTCTTTCTTGTCCCTCACCGGATTCTCTCTCAATCAG GAAAGATACCCAAATAACAGTATGTTCAATGAGGTATATGGGAAAAACCTGACAACCAGCTCCAAAACAGAACTTAATCCTTCGCTGGCCCCCCAGGAGACATCACTGTACTCCCTCTTTGAAGGGACCCCGTGGTCTCCATCACTTCCTGCCAGTTCAG ATCATTCAACACCAGCCAGCCAGTCTCCCCATTCCTCTAACCCAAGCAGCCTGCCGAGCTCCCCTCCAACACATAACCATAATTCTGTTCCATTCTCCAACTTTGGACCTATCGGGACTCCAGATAACAGGGATAGGAGAACTGCAGATCGGTGGAAAACTGATAAGCCAG CCATGGGTGGGTTCGGCATTGATTATCTCTCAGCAACATCAGCCTCTGAGAGCAGTTGGCATCAGGCCAGCACTCCAAGTGGCACCTGGACAGGCCATGGCCCCTCCATGGAGGATTCCTCTGCTGTCCTCATGGAAAGCCTAAAG tctatctggtccagttcCATGATGCATCCTGGACCTTCCGCTCTGGAGCAGCTGTTAAtgcagcagaaacagaaacagcagCGAGGACAAGGCGCCATGAACCCTCCACACTGA
- the SMG7 gene encoding nonsense-mediated mRNA decay factor SMG7 isoform X6: MTDSKLGPAEVWTSRQALQDLYQKMLVTDLEYALDKKVEQDLWNHAFKNQITTLQGQAKNRANPNRSEVQANLSLFLEAASGFYTQLLQELCTVFNVDLPCRVKSSQLGIISNKQTHTSAIVKPQSSSCSYICQHCLVHLGDIARYRNQTSQAESYYRHAAQLVPSNGQPYNQLAILASSKGDHLTTIFYYCRSIAVKFPFPAASTNLQKALSKALESRDEVKTKWSVSDFIKAFIKFHGHVYLSKSLEKLSPLREKLEEQFKRLLFQKAFNSQQLVHVTVINLFQLHHLRDFSNETEQHSYSQDEQLCWTQLLALFMSFLGILCKCPLQNKSQEESYNAYPLPAVKVSMDWLRLRPRVFQEAVVDERQYIWPWLISLLNSFHPHEEDLSSTNATPLPEEFELQGFLALRPSFRNLDFSKGHQGITGDKEGQQRQIRQQRLISIGKWIADNQPRLIQCENEVGKLLFITEIPELILEDPSEAKENLILQETSMIESLAADGNPGLKSVLSTGRNLSNNCDTGEKPMVTFKENIKPREVNRDQGRSFPPKEVRRDYSKGITVTKNDGKKDNNKRKTETKKCTLEKLQETGKQNVAVQVKSQTELRKTPVSEARKTPVTQTPSQASNSQFIPIHHPGAFPPLPSRPGFPPPTYVIPPPVAFSMGSGYTFPAGVSVPGTFLQPTAHSPAGNQVQAGKQSHIPYSQQRPSGPGPMNQGPQQPQPPSQQPLTSLPAQPTAQSTSQLQVQALAQQQSPTKAVPALGKSPPHHSGFQQYQQADASKQLWNPPQVQGPLGKIMPVKQSYYLQPQDPIKLFEPSLQPPVMQQQPLEKKMKPFPMEPYNHNPSEVKVPEFYWDSSYSMADNRAVMAQQASVDRRGKRSPGVFRPEQDPVPRMPFEDPKSSPLLPPDLLKSLAALEEEEELIFSNPPDLYPALLGPLASLPGRSLFKSLLEKPSELMSHSSSFLSLTGFSLNQERYPNNSMFNEVYGKNLTTSSKTELNPSLAPQETSLYSLFEGTPWSPSLPASSDHSTPASQSPHSSNPSSLPSSPPTHNHNSVPFSNFGPIGTPDNRDRRTADRWKTDKPAMGGFGIDYLSATSASESSWHQASTPSGTWTGHGPSMEDSSAVLMESLKSIWSSSMMHPGPSALEQLLMQQKQKQQRGQGAMNPPH, from the exons ATGACAG ATTCTAAGCTGGGTCCAGCTGAGGTCTGGAcatccaggcaggctctgcaggaCCTGTACCAGAAAATGCTAGTTACTGATTTGGAATACGCTTTAGACAAGAAAGTAGAACAGGATCT ctGGAATCATGCCTTTAAGAATCAGATCACAACACTACAAGGCCAGGCAAAGAATCGAGCAAACCCGAATCGGAGTGAAGTTCAGGCAAACCTATCTCTGTTCCTAGAGGCAGCTAGTGGCTTCTATACTCAG tTATTACAAGAACTGTGTACGGTGTTTAATGTAGATTTACCATGCCGTGTGAAGTCTTCCCAATTGGGAATTATCAGCAATAAACAGACGCATACCAGCGCCATAGTGAAGCCACAGTCTAGCTCCTGTTCTTATATCTGCCAGCACTGCCTCGTCCACCTTGGAGACATTG cTCGATACAGAAACCAGACCAGCCAGGCAGAGTCCTACTATAGGCATGCAGCTCAGCTTGTCCCCTCTAATG GTCAGCCTTACAATCAGTTGGCTATCTTAGCTTCTTCCAAAGGAGACCATCTGACCACAATTTTCTACTACTGCAGAAGCATCGCTGTGAAGTTCCCGTTCCCAGCTGCCTCCACTAATCTACAAAAAGCACTTTCTAAAGCACTGGAAAG cCGGGATGAGGTGAAAACCAAATGGAGTGTTTCTGACTTCATCAAGGCCTTTATTAAATTCCACGGTCATGTGTACCTGAGTAAGAGCTTGGAAAAGTTGAGCCCACTTCGAGAGAAATTGGAAGAACAGTTTAAG AGGCTGCTGTTCCAAAAAGCTTTCAACTCTCAGCAGTTAGTTCACGTCACTGTCATCAACCTGTTTCAACTTCATCACCTTCGTGACTTTAGCAATGAAACAGAGCAGCATAGTTATAGCCAAGATGAGCAGCTGTGTTGGACACAGTTGCTGGCCCTCTTTA tgtcttTTCTTGGCATCCTGTGCAAGTGTCCTCTCCAGAACAAGTCTCAGGAGGAGTCCTACAATGCCTATCCCCTTCCTGCAGTCAAGGTCTCCATGGACTGGCTGAGACTCAGACCCAGGGTCTTTCAGGAGGCAGTGGTAGATGAAAGACAGTA CATTTGGCCCTGGCTGATTTCTCTTCTAAATAGTTTCCATCCCCATGAAGAGGATCTTTCAAGTACTAATG CTACACCACTTCCAGAGGAGTTTGAGTTACAAGGATTCTTGGCTTTGAGACCTTCTTTCAG GAACTTGGATTTCTCCAAAGGCCACCAGGGCATTacaggagacaaagaaggtcagCAACGACAAATACGACAGCAGCGCTTGATCTCTATAGGCAAATGGATTGCTGATAATCAGCCAAG gcTGATTCAGTGTGAAAATGAGGTAGGGAAATTGTTGTTTATCACAGAAATTCCTGAGTTAATACTGGAAGACCCCAGTGAAGCCAAAGAGAACCTCATTCTGCAAGAAACATCCATGATAGAGTCACTGGCTGCGGACGGGAACCCAGGACTGAAATCAGTGCTGTCCACGGGCCGTAATCTAAGCAACAACTGtgacacaggagagaaaccaatGGTCACCTTCAAAGAGAACATTAAGCCGCGCGAAGTGAACAGAGACCAAGGAAGAAGTTTTCCTCCCAAAGAGGTGAGAAGGGACTATAGCAAAGGAATAACTGTAACTAAGAATGATGGAAAGAAGGACAACaacaagaggaaaacagaaaccaagaaATGCACCTTAGAAAAGTTACAGGAAACAGGAAAGCAGAATGTGGCAGTGCAG GTGAAATCCCAGACAGAACTAAGAAAGACTCCAGTGTCTGAAGCCAGGAAAACACCTGTAACTCAAACCCCAAGTCAAGCAAGTAACTCCCAGTTCATCCCCATTCATCACCCTGGagccttccctcctcttcctagCCGCCCAG GGTTCCCGCCCCCAACATATGTTATTCCCCCTCCTGTGGCATTTTCTATGGGCTCAGGTTACACCTTCCCAGCTGGTGTTTCTGTCCCAGGAACCTTTCTTCAGCCTACAGCTCACTCTCCAGCAGGAAACCAGGTGCAAGCTGGGAAACAGTCCCACATTCCTTACAGCCAGCAACGGCCCTCTGGACCAGGGCCAATGAACCAGGGACCTCAACAGCCACAGCCACCTTCCCAGCAACCCCTTACATCTTTACCAGCTCAGCCGACAGCACAGTCCACAAGCCAGTTGCAGGTTCAAGCTCTAGCTCAGCAGCAATCCCCCACAAAAGCCGTGCCGGCTTTGGGGAAAAGCCCTCCTCACCACTCTGGGTTCCAGCAG TATCAACAGGCAGATGCCTCCAAACAGCTGTGGAATCCCCCTCAGGTTCAAGGCCCATTAGGGAAAATCATGCCTGTGAAACAGTCCTACTACCTTCAGCCCCAAGACCCCATAAAACTGTTTGAGCCGTCATTGCAACCTCCTGTAATGCAGCAGCAGcctctagagaaaaaaatgaagccttTTCCCATGGAGCCATATAACCATAATCCCTCAGAAGTCAAGGTCCCAGAGTTCTACTGGGATTCTTCCTACAGCATGGCTGATAACAGAGCTGTCATGGCCCAGCAAGCAAGTGTGGACCGCAGAGGCAAACGGTCACCAGGAGTCTTCCGTCCAGAGCAGGATCCTGTGCCCAGGATGCCATTTGAG GACCCCAAGagctcccctctgcttcctccggACCTGTTAAAGAGTCTGGCTGccttggaggaagaggaagagctgATTTTTTCTAACCCTCCTGATCTTTACCCAGCTCTGCTGGGCCCTCTCGCCTCTCTTCCTGGACGGAGCCTCTTT AAATCCTTGTTAGAGAAGCCCTCGGAGCTCATGTCACACTCATCCTCTTTCTTGTCCCTCACCGGATTCTCTCTCAATCAG GAAAGATACCCAAATAACAGTATGTTCAATGAGGTATATGGGAAAAACCTGACAACCAGCTCCAAAACAGAACTTAATCCTTCGCTGGCCCCCCAGGAGACATCACTGTACTCCCTCTTTGAAGGGACCCCGTGGTCTCCATCACTTCCTGCCAGTTCAG ATCATTCAACACCAGCCAGCCAGTCTCCCCATTCCTCTAACCCAAGCAGCCTGCCGAGCTCCCCTCCAACACATAACCATAATTCTGTTCCATTCTCCAACTTTGGACCTATCGGGACTCCAGATAACAGGGATAGGAGAACTGCAGATCGGTGGAAAACTGATAAGCCAG CCATGGGTGGGTTCGGCATTGATTATCTCTCAGCAACATCAGCCTCTGAGAGCAGTTGGCATCAGGCCAGCACTCCAAGTGGCACCTGGACAGGCCATGGCCCCTCCATGGAGGATTCCTCTGCTGTCCTCATGGAAAGCCTAAAG tctatctggtccagttcCATGATGCATCCTGGACCTTCCGCTCTGGAGCAGCTGTTAAtgcagcagaaacagaaacagcagCGAGGACAAGGCGCCATGAACCCTCCACACTGA